From the Oryza glaberrima chromosome 5, OglaRS2, whole genome shotgun sequence genome, one window contains:
- the LOC127772955 gene encoding uncharacterized protein LOC127772955: protein MAHSPSGSVAAAAAAAGEEEGAMVEAVAEDGGAESRITALLFDVSQQVQEALQGMLKMTGEIEQCGAEIEAEIERAKEAIADKGRALDDDRERFQKAAVAALNILSGGAAGDI, encoded by the exons aTGGCGCACTCGCCGTCGGGatcggtcgcggcggcggcggcggcggcgggagaggaggagggggccatggtggaggcggtggcggaggacggcggcgccgagtcCAGGATCACCGCGCTCCTCTTCG ACGTGTCGCAGCAGGTGCAGGAGGCCTTGCAGGGGATGCTGAAGATGACGGGGGAGATCGAGCAGTGCGGCGCCGAGATCGAGGCGGAGATCGAGCGGGCCAAGGAGGCCATCGCCGACAAGGGCAGGGCgctcgacgacgaccgcgagaGGTTCCagaaggccgccgtcgccgcgctcaACATCCtcagcggcggcgctgccggcgaCATCTGA
- the LOC127773747 gene encoding heat shock 70 kDa protein 15-like, with translation MSVVGFDVGNESGIVAVARQRGIDVVLNEESKRETPAVVCFGDKQRFIGTAGAASSTMNPRNSVSQIKRLLGRAFADPELQRDLASFPFRVSEGPDGFPLVHARYLGEDRAFTPTQLLAMVLSNLKGIAEGNLNAAVFDCCIGIPAYFTDLQRRAVADAAAIAGLRPLRLFHETTATALAYGIYKTDLPEKEWLNVAFIDVGHASMQVSIVGYKKGQLNMLSHAYDRSLGGRDFDEVLFKHFADKFKDEYKIDVYQNARACVRLRVACEKLKKMLSANPEAPLNIECLMDEKDVRGFIKREEFEQISSPVLQRVKAPLEKALAEAGLTTENVHFVEVVGSGSRVPAIIRIITEFFGKEPRRTMNASECVARGCALQCAVLSPTFKVREFEVNDGFPFSIALSCKPDSENTESEQTIVFSKGSPVPSAKTVTFYRSNTFAVDVVSVDADDLQMAKKISSYTIGPFQSSKPEKAKVNVKACLNIHGIVSIESAMMLEEEVDVPVATTNETLKDDTKMDTDDALGDPAPGTDENMQESKCSADATHGAAENGKPDSEEISAPMDTDAKVEPLIKNVKKIDVPVSGLVYGALGSEELVKASENEYEMALQDRVMEETKEKKNAVEAYVYDMRNKLYDKYTDFVMSEYKEGFIAKLQEVEDWLYEDGEDETKGVYIAKLEELKKVGDPIEIRYKEWAERSSSINQLVHCINGFKEVALSNSQAFDHIDMSEKQKVLDECSEAEIWLIEKQQQQDALPKHADPVLLISDMKKKAEALDRSCRPIMSKPKPAPKPQTPPPPTPPTESPTTPEPQTPEQQQQSNGAGEAEEPTSEGGAQDQEPTAEQMDTDKPDGWAEPSA, from the exons ATGAGCGTGGTGGGGTTCGACGTCGGCAATGAGAGCGGCATCGTCGCGGTGGCGCGGCAGCGGGGCATCGACGTGGTGCTCAACGAGGAGTCCAAGCGGGAGACCCCCGCCGTCGTCTGCTTCGGCGACAAGCAGCGCTTCATCGGCACCGCGGGGGCCGCGTCCTCCACCATGAACCCTAGGAACTCCGTCTCCCAGATCAAGCGCCTCCTCGGCCGCGCCTTCGCCGACCCGGAGCTGCAGCGCGACCTCGCCTCCTTCCCGTTCCGCGTCTCCGAGGGCCCCGACGGCTTCCCGCTCGTCCATGCCAGGTATCTCGGGGAGGACAGGGCGTTCACCCCCACGCAGCTGCTCGCCATGGTGCTCTCCAACCTCAAGGGGATCGCCGAGGGCAATCTCAACGCCGCGGTCTTCGATTGCTGCATTGGCATCCCGGCGTATTTCACTGATCTGCAGCGAAGGGCTGTCGCTgatgccgccgccatcgcgggCCTCCGCCCGCTGCGCCTGTTCCATGAGACGACCGCCACGGCGCTGGCTTATGGGATTTACAAGACCGATCTCCCGGAGAAGGAGTGGTTGAATGTGGCGTTCATCGATGTCGGGCATGCTAGCATGCAGGTTAGCATCGTCGGGTACAAGAAAGGGCAGCTCAACATGCTCTCGCATGCGTATGACCGGTCCCTTGGCGGGAGAGACTTTGATGAGGTTCTATTCAagcactttgcggataaattTAAGGACGAGTACAAAATAGACGTCTACCAGAATGCCCGCGCGTGCGTTAGGCTGCGTGTGGCGTGTGAAAAGCTCAAGAAGATGCTGAGTGCCAATCCAGAGGCACCACTGAACATTGAGTGCTTGATGGATGAGAAGGATGTGCGGGGATTTATAAAACGGGAGGAGTTCGAACAGATCAGTTCCCCTGTGCTACAACGTGTGAAGGCTCCATTGGAAAAGGCCTTGGCTGAAGCTGGCTTAACAACAGAAAATGTGCACTTTGTTGAGGTTGTTGGATCGGGCTCTCGTGTTCCTGCAATAATCAGGATAATCACTGAATTTTTTGGAAAGGAACCGAGGAGGACTATGAATGCAAGTGAATGTGTTGCCCGGGGATGCGCTCTTCAGTGTGCTGTTCTTAGCCCCACTTTCAAAGTCCGGGAATTTGAG GTCAATGATGGGTTCCCATTTTCAATTGCTTTGTCATGCAAACCGGATTCTGAGAACACTGAATCCGAACAGACTATCGTGTTCTCAAAAGGAAGTCCAGTCCCTAGTGCCAAAACTGTGACCTTCTATAGGTCCAATACATTTGCAGTAGACGTTGTGAGTGTCGATGCAGATGATTTGCAAATGGCTAAAAAAATCAGCTCCTATACA ATTGGCCCTTTCCAATCCAGCAAACCTGAGAAGGCAAAAGTGAATGTGAAAGCATGTCTCAACATCCATGGGATAGTCTCTATTGAATCAGCAATG ATGCTGGAGGAGGAAGTGGATGTTCCGGTAGCAACTACAAATGAGACACTAAAGGATGATACTAAAATGGATACAGATGATGCACTAGGTGACCCTGCTCCTGGAACTGATGAGAACATGCAGGAATCCAAATGTTCTGCAGATGCCACTCATGGTGCTGCAGAAAATGGGAAGCCAGATTCTGAGGAAATATCTGCTCCAATGGATACTGATGCCAAG gttGAGCCATTGATAAAGAATGTGAAGAAAATTGATGTTCCAGTTTCTGGATTGGTTTATGGTGCACTGGGGTCTGAAGAATTGGTGAAAGCTTCTGAGAATGAGTATGAAATGGCTCTTCAGGACAGAGTAATGGAAGAAACCAAGGAGAAAAAGAATGCTGTCGAGGCTTATGTTTATGACATGCGTAACAAG CTCTATGACAAGTACACCGATTTTGTCATGTCTGAGTACAAGGAAGGGTTTATTGCCAAGCTTCAGGAGGTTGAGGATTGGCTGTATGAAGATGGTGAagatgagacaaaaggggtttatattGCAAAGCTGGAAGAACTTAAAAAG GTTGGTGATCCTATTGAGATCCGCTACAAAGAGTGGGCCGAAAGAAGCTCTTCTATTAACCAGCTGGTACATTGCATCAACGGTTTTAAAGAGGTTGCGTTGTCTAATAGCCAAGCATTTGATCACATCGACATGtcagaaaaacaaaag GTCCTGGATGAGTGTTCGGAGGCCGAGATCTGGCTAATAgagaaacagcagcagcaggatgcTCTACCAAAGCATGCTGATCCTGTCCTCTTAATATCTGACATGAAGAAGAAAGCTGAAGCACTTGACAG GTCGTGCAGACCGATTATGTCAAAGCCGAAACCTGCACCGAAGCCACAGACCCCTCCTCCGCCTACGCCTCCGACTGAAAGCCCAACAACGCCTGAGCCTCAAACtccagagcagcagcagcaatccaACGGTGCCGGTGAAGCTGAAGAGCCGACAAGCGAGGGAGGTGCCCAGGATCAGGAGCCTACTGCCGAGCAAATGGACACAGACAAACCTGACGGTTGGGCCGAACCATCGGCATAA
- the LOC127772579 gene encoding noroxomaritidine synthase-like, producing the protein MGGALLSFLLSYPEFILAAACFLAFAAIRRARDARRRAAPVPVSWPVVGMLPFVVAHLGRLLDAAAAALPELGCTFMFRGPWLVGADFLVTCDPAVFRHCLVANFAGYDKGRDFAEMFDVVGDGLLVADAASWAAKRHLAASVFTSAAFRGFVLSTVERQTRRLLVPFLDHAGGVVELEDVFMRYSLDVSYTVAFAADLDSLSVASAAEPFPPFGEATRVTGEAVLLRHIAPAGWWKLMRWLNVGVERRLADAKAVLDEFVYREIANRRSRPAPAVAGGDDLLSMYMASPIDPAMSDQTLRDAAVGFMFAAKDLIAAALTWLFYMICTHPHVEAKILDELRSLHTTTTAGAVVFDADELRAATYLHAAVLETLRLYPSAPFEEKEAVGDDVLPGGTAVRKGTRVVFCLYAMGRVEGIWGSDCREFRPERWLSTGDGDGGAGKVRQEPSYKFAAFNAGPRSCLGKDLGLSNIKIAAAAIVYNFTVELVAGHVVEPKDSVVLHTKNGLMVRVKRRETA; encoded by the coding sequence ATGGGCGGCGCCTTGCTGAGCTTCCTCCTCTCCTATCCGGAgttcatcctcgccgccgcgtgcttcctcgccttcgccgccatccgccgcgcgcgcgacgcccggcggcgcgccgcgccggtgCCGGTGAGCTGGCCGGTGGTCGGCATGCTGCCGTTCGTCGTCGCCcacctcggccgcctcctcgacgccgccgccgccgcgctcccggAGCTCGGCTGCACGTTCATGTTCCGCGGCCCGTGGCTCGTCGGCGCCGACTTCCTCGTGACGTGCGACCCCGCCGTGTTCCGCCACTGCCTCGTCGCCAACTTCGCCGGGTACGACAAGGGCCGCGACTTCGCCGAGATGTtcgacgtcgtcggcgacggcctgctcgtcgccgacgccgcgtcGTGGGCGGCGAAGCGCCACCTCGCCGCGAGCGTCTTCACCTCCGCCGCGTTCCGGGGCTTCGTGCTGTCCACCGTCgagcggcagacgcggcggctgCTTGTGCCGTTCCtcgaccacgccggcggcgtcgtggagCTCGAGGACGTGTTCATGCGGTACTCGCTCGACGTGTCGTACACCGTCGCgttcgccgccgacctcgactCGCTGTCTGTGGCCAGCGCCGCGGAGCCGTTCCCGCCGTTCGGCGAGGCGACGAGGGTCACCGGCGAGGCCGTGCTGTTGCGGCACATCGCGCCGGCGGGGTGGTGGAAGCTGATGCGGTGGCTCAACGTCGGCGTCGAGAGGCGCCTCGCGGACGCCAAGGCGGTGCTCGACGAGTTCGTCTACCGCGAGATCGCCAACCGGAggtcgcgccccgcgcccgccgtcgccggaggagaCGACCTCCTCTCCATGTACATGGCGTCGCCCATCGACCCCGCCATGTCCGATCAGACACTCCGTGACGCCGCCGTCGGCTTCATGTTCGCCGCCAAGGacctcatcgccgccgcgctcacctGGCTCTTCTACATGATCTGCACCCACCCGCACGTCGAGGCCAAGATCCTCGACGAGCTCAGGTCCctgcacaccaccaccaccgccggcgccgtggtGTTCGACGCCGATGAGCTCCGGGCGGCGACATACCTGCACGCGGCGGTGCTGGAGACGCTGCGGCTGTACCCGTCGGCGCCGttcgaggagaaggaggcggtcggcgacgaCGTGCTGCCGGGCGGCACGGCGGTGAGGAAGGGGACACGGGTGGTGTTCTGCCTCTACGCCATGGGGAGGGTGGAGGGGATATGGGGCAGCGACTGCCGGGAGTTCCGGCCGGAGCGGTGGCTgtccaccggcgacggcgacggcggcgccggcaaggtCCGCCAGGAGCCGAGCTACAAGTTCGCGGCGTTCAACGCCGGGCCGAGGAGCTGCCTCGGCAAGGACCTCGGGCTCAGCAACATcaagatcgccgccgccgccatcgtgtACAACTTCACggtggagctcgtcgccggccatgtcGTGGAGCCCAAGGACTCGGTGGTGCTCCACACCAAGAACGGCCTCATGGTCAGGGTCAAGAGGAGGGAGACAGCTTGA
- the LOC127772580 gene encoding 60S ribosomal protein L18a-like protein codes for MRGGNSDEFCQCQACLGRYTLLADEENPRLAMFERRLPFFGCGIGWCCFLLGFLCPLIWYIAALLYYCKYYNRDPRERPGLAASAFLAVIFTAATIVTLSVLLIMCTQKRLNSCACLG; via the exons ATGAGGGGAG GAAACTCAGATGAATTTTGCCAGTGCCAGGCCTGCCTTGGCAGGTACACACTACTTGCAGATGAAGAAAATCCAAGATTGGCAATGTTTGAGAGACGACTTCCCTTCTTTGGTTGTGGAATTGGTTGGTGCTG TTTTCTTTTAGGTTTCTTGTGCCCCTTGATCTGGTACATTGCAGCTCTTCTTTATTACTGCAAGTACTACAACCGCGATCCTCGAGAGCGGCCTGGGCTTGCTGCTTCTGCTTTTCTG GCAGTCATATTTACAGCAGCAACTATTGTTACCCTTTCTGTTTTGCTGATTATGTGTACACAGAAACGATTGAATAGTTGTGCTTGTCTGGGCTGA
- the LOC127772549 gene encoding uncharacterized protein LOC127772549 — translation MNSVCNKVKNFVLYLDHTDRVSGRNQEDIVVSPVSELPIVMSSVRGCQQKGDGNQGGSNVGVQACGVVDEAADEIEDDVEYDSDGSEADDSNFVDSDYEFQDDDDDLFEDNVDGDVVDQGPAPKKFNQKKVAGGKLKGKRVIREECSDEESSDEECLELPENPDEINLRFKSFNPEDKNNPVFKVGMVFPSVELLRKAITEYSLKNRVDIKMPRNVEQGSRLIVQKGALGTCMHL, via the coding sequence ATGAATTCAGTGTGCAACAAAGTCAAGAACTTTGTTCTCTATTTAGACCATACTGACCGTGTTTCAGGCAGAAATCAAGAAGATATCGTAGTGAGCCCAGTCTCTGAGTTGCCTATAGTAATGAGCTCTGTTAGAGGTTGTCAGCAGAAGGGAGATGGGAACCAGGGGGGTAGTAATGTAGGAGTACAAGCATGTGGGGTTGTAGATGAAGCAGCTgatgaaattgaagatgatgttgaATATGACAGTGATGGTAGTGAAGCTGACGATTCAAACTTTGTGGACAGTGACTATGAGTtccaagatgatgatgatgatttatTTGAGGATAATGTGGATGGTGATGTGGTGGACCAGGGCCCAGCTCCTAAGAAGTTCAATCAGAAGAAGGTTGCAGGTGGCAAGCTGAAGGGAAAGAGAGTAATTAGAGAGGAATGTTCAGATGAGGAGTCAAGTGATGAAGAGTGCTTGGAACTGCCAGAGAATCCAGATGAGATCAATTTGAGGTTCAAGTCCTTTAACCCAGAAGATAAGAATAACCCTGTCTTTAAAGTTGGGATGGTGTTCCCTTCTGTTGAGCTGCTTAGAAAAGCAATCACTGAGTACAGCTTGAAGAATAGGGTAGACATCAAGATGCCAAGAAATGTAGAACAAGGATCAAGGCTCATTGTGCAGAAGGGTGCCCTTGGAACATGTATGCATCTCTAG